One window from the genome of Sulfodiicoccus acidiphilus encodes:
- a CDS encoding MFS transporter, whose translation MAGGREKTGPVSRKVVLPVAVAASLGSLVDYYDFFLAGFVAGAIWPTLFFPSKVAAVAVASSIAAYGVSYLTRPIGAFLFGNYGDRSGRKSTLIWTLLTAGVAMVGIALVPPYASIGLLAPTLVVLFRLLFGLGIGGEWGGASSWVIEHAYDSKWRAFWASWVQGGAPAGRLVAGLAFAYTSTLLPRPELESIGWRVLFVVGAIVLVVAIVMRYLLSESPLFNELRKERGVERFPASKVLKDSWGKVLKLALAVNYNVSISTIAVLPFTITLVEALGRQHHLTTLELYRLSTFTSLAISLGALSDLIFQAVGGVVSSVIGRKSTLLVSIALSVVAIYPYFLMVITLNPALILVASVLLQSAFGLGYGGVPAFLTESFQTKYRYSGSGLSYQLGSLISGVAGGFVVPAIVLLSPTVTTRWVYVGALAMILTVFSLVAVLMTTETKDVKL comes from the coding sequence ATGGCAGGAGGGAGGGAGAAGACTGGCCCAGTCTCAAGAAAGGTAGTTCTTCCAGTTGCTGTAGCGGCCTCCTTAGGGTCCCTCGTAGACTACTACGACTTCTTTCTGGCTGGATTTGTAGCTGGGGCGATATGGCCTACTCTGTTCTTTCCCTCCAAAGTGGCCGCCGTGGCCGTTGCGTCTTCCATAGCCGCCTATGGGGTGTCGTATTTGACTAGACCGATCGGGGCGTTCCTGTTCGGTAACTATGGGGACAGGAGCGGTAGGAAATCCACGCTCATTTGGACCCTCCTGACTGCTGGAGTTGCAATGGTGGGGATTGCCTTAGTTCCCCCTTACGCATCCATAGGACTCTTGGCACCAACGTTAGTGGTGTTATTCAGGTTGCTGTTCGGCCTGGGGATCGGGGGGGAGTGGGGAGGGGCCTCTTCTTGGGTAATAGAACACGCGTACGACTCGAAATGGAGGGCGTTCTGGGCGAGCTGGGTACAGGGAGGAGCACCTGCTGGGAGGTTAGTTGCCGGACTGGCCTTCGCTTACACGTCAACGCTTCTCCCCCGGCCAGAGCTTGAGTCCATTGGATGGAGAGTCCTGTTCGTTGTAGGAGCAATAGTTCTTGTGGTGGCGATTGTGATGAGGTACCTCCTGTCCGAGAGTCCACTCTTTAATGAACTAAGGAAGGAGAGGGGAGTAGAAAGGTTCCCGGCCTCTAAGGTACTTAAGGACAGTTGGGGAAAGGTCCTCAAACTGGCCCTTGCCGTAAACTATAACGTCAGTATAAGTACCATAGCTGTACTTCCATTCACGATCACCCTTGTAGAAGCTCTAGGCAGACAGCACCACCTCACGACCCTAGAGCTCTACAGACTTTCCACTTTTACGAGTCTAGCCATAAGCTTAGGTGCTCTTTCAGATTTGATATTCCAGGCCGTGGGGGGCGTAGTCAGCAGTGTGATAGGAAGGAAAAGTACTCTCCTCGTTTCCATAGCGCTGAGCGTTGTAGCGATCTACCCATATTTCCTCATGGTGATCACCCTGAATCCTGCCCTTATTTTGGTGGCGTCCGTATTGTTGCAGAGTGCCTTCGGGTTGGGGTACGGAGGAGTCCCTGCCTTCCTCACCGAGTCCTTTCAAACAAAGTACAGGTACTCCGGTTCAGGACTGAGTTACCAGCTGGGATCGCTCATAAGTGGAGTGGCTGGGGGATTCGTTGTACCTGCAATAGTACTCCTCAGTCCCACAGTTACCACTAGGTGGGTATACGTCGGAGCCTTAGCTATGATCTTAACGGTGTTCTCGCTTGTGGCCGTGCTTATGACAACTGAGACTAAGGATGTAAAACTTTAG
- a CDS encoding thiamine pyrophosphate-requiring protein, producing MDQAKEREGLFPSSAADLLIYSLLDYGIEHVLMNTGTDYPSIIEAIAKVEHTNPGKLKALVVPHEMTAVSMAYGYYLSSSRVSPVMVHTIPGTANSICGLLNAQSMRIPILLIAGRTPVTESGLRGSRDQQIHWYQELRDQGELVRQFTKWDFECRLPSQVPHVLERAFELALSDPKGPVYITFPREVLMQEVPSREVRSVRPVPAAPTIPPISELEKLVDQLIGAENPLIVTSYLGRDAGAVGELVKFAEALSIPVVQDFYFLNFPTNNPLYVGSLESQYGKEYMRRSDVILLLDTDVPYIPSEVKVREDAKVLQLDVDPLKESIPMWGFKVDVALRGNCSVALPPLHSLALRRIDEGRVSKDVLRDRYARAKEAHVRMKEKFKEEALSHRSDRPIDPRWLSYSFGKVKDDSTIVFGEAVTSPVVEYMEFSKPGTVFNKTGFGCLGWAMGAALGAKLASPDKTVVALVGDGTYIYSAPTACHFVSRKYSLPFLTIVYNNQSWYASKRPVQKFYPEGYAVRTSNFPGVDLSPPPKFELTAMASDAFAEAVEDPELLPEALEKAFGIVKRGENQALLNVILKKP from the coding sequence ATGGATCAGGCGAAGGAGAGAGAAGGTTTATTTCCATCATCGGCGGCAGACCTATTGATTTACTCTCTTCTGGACTATGGAATCGAGCACGTATTGATGAATACTGGCACGGACTACCCCTCCATAATAGAAGCGATAGCCAAGGTGGAACACACTAACCCCGGAAAGTTGAAGGCCCTAGTTGTACCCCACGAGATGACTGCTGTTTCCATGGCTTATGGTTACTATCTCTCGTCCTCACGAGTCTCTCCGGTTATGGTCCATACGATCCCCGGTACCGCTAACTCGATATGTGGACTCCTCAATGCGCAGTCCATGAGGATCCCAATTCTACTCATAGCTGGAAGGACACCGGTGACCGAGAGCGGCCTGAGAGGAAGCAGGGATCAACAGATACATTGGTACCAGGAACTCAGAGACCAAGGGGAACTGGTAAGACAATTCACGAAGTGGGACTTCGAGTGCCGTCTACCGAGCCAAGTTCCACACGTGTTGGAGAGAGCGTTTGAGTTAGCACTCAGTGATCCTAAGGGACCAGTTTACATTACCTTCCCTAGGGAAGTCCTAATGCAGGAGGTGCCGTCGCGAGAGGTGAGATCCGTGAGGCCGGTTCCCGCGGCCCCCACCATCCCGCCCATTTCAGAACTCGAGAAACTAGTGGACCAGCTGATAGGAGCGGAGAACCCCCTTATAGTCACCAGCTATCTGGGAAGGGACGCAGGAGCAGTTGGTGAGCTGGTCAAATTTGCCGAGGCATTGTCCATTCCAGTAGTGCAGGACTTCTACTTCCTCAATTTCCCCACTAATAATCCCCTCTACGTCGGATCCTTGGAGTCCCAGTATGGGAAGGAGTATATGAGGAGATCTGACGTAATTCTCTTACTGGATACCGACGTGCCGTACATTCCGAGTGAGGTGAAAGTCAGGGAAGACGCAAAGGTTCTCCAACTGGACGTAGATCCTCTCAAGGAATCCATACCTATGTGGGGATTCAAGGTCGACGTTGCCCTCAGGGGCAACTGCTCGGTAGCTCTACCACCGCTCCACAGTTTAGCGCTGAGACGCATCGATGAAGGACGCGTCAGTAAGGATGTGTTAAGGGATAGATACGCTAGGGCCAAGGAGGCCCACGTAAGGATGAAGGAGAAGTTCAAGGAAGAGGCCTTAAGTCACCGCAGCGACAGGCCGATAGACCCCAGGTGGCTCTCCTACTCTTTCGGAAAGGTGAAGGACGATTCCACGATAGTCTTCGGCGAAGCCGTCACCTCCCCAGTTGTCGAATACATGGAGTTCTCCAAGCCAGGTACAGTATTCAACAAGACCGGCTTCGGCTGCTTGGGTTGGGCAATGGGTGCTGCCTTGGGTGCTAAACTCGCCTCTCCAGATAAGACGGTAGTGGCTCTAGTGGGGGACGGTACTTACATTTACTCGGCTCCAACAGCATGTCACTTCGTTTCTAGGAAATATAGCTTACCCTTCCTTACCATAGTTTACAACAACCAGTCGTGGTACGCCTCCAAGAGGCCGGTTCAGAAGTTCTACCCTGAGGGCTACGCCGTGAGGACTTCTAACTTCCCTGGGGTGGATTTATCTCCCCCTCCGAAGTTCGAGCTCACAGCAATGGCTAGCGACGCCTTCGCGGAGGCCGTCGAGGATCCTGAGCTCTTACCAGAGGCTCTGGAGAAGGCGTTCGGAATCGTGAAGAGAGGCGAGAATCAGGCTCTGCTTAACGTCATACTCAAGAAGCCGTAA
- a CDS encoding MFS transporter, which translates to MLYISFLTYTFDILFFIAPSFVIPYLSREIYPSVNVGISLLVTWGGFAAGALFRPVGAAIIGPRVDTIGRKRTLYIALTGAAIATALLAATPTYKQVGVLAPVVYTVLVMISGFFIGAVVSVGLVYGPENFPERLRGFLTGVSESGGSLAHTIGSLWLLLTAVLVAGSAYFLFGWRLMFLVSIIPLVMVLPVLYFTPESEIFALSKKSSKKSSSSPIRDIFRQPSTRTAFLLLTFMAIGMLGADNLLINQLPTFLRVVNKFPPSLIAQVALVASIGGVLGSWVGGAVSQGTGRKPVALVATAIMAVMSYLFIIMGRQTAALAPIVMAIVFPMYFVDSNAKASLSLYLNETFPTVMRGTALGLIWNIGYGIASVWPVLISAFIATSGVRVYPLVETVMVASLSVLGLLCAIFTREPRGNIYRERQTLTAGTA; encoded by the coding sequence ATGCTCTACATTTCTTTCCTCACCTACACGTTCGACATCCTCTTCTTCATTGCTCCAAGCTTCGTTATACCGTACCTCTCTAGGGAGATATACCCATCAGTGAACGTTGGTATCTCACTTCTGGTCACGTGGGGCGGATTCGCTGCAGGTGCCCTCTTCAGGCCCGTGGGAGCAGCCATCATTGGACCTAGGGTAGATACCATTGGAAGGAAGAGAACCCTCTACATTGCTCTAACGGGAGCCGCGATCGCGACAGCCCTATTAGCTGCCACGCCCACGTACAAACAGGTAGGCGTCCTAGCCCCAGTTGTCTACACCGTCCTCGTCATGATATCTGGGTTCTTCATAGGTGCGGTTGTGTCAGTGGGGTTAGTCTACGGCCCTGAAAACTTCCCAGAGAGACTCAGGGGTTTCCTCACAGGAGTATCTGAGTCTGGTGGTAGTCTAGCCCACACCATAGGTTCGCTCTGGCTGTTGTTGACAGCTGTATTAGTCGCGGGCAGCGCGTACTTCCTCTTCGGCTGGAGACTCATGTTCTTGGTGAGTATCATCCCTTTGGTGATGGTCCTCCCGGTGCTCTACTTCACGCCGGAGTCGGAGATATTCGCCCTCTCTAAGAAGTCCTCTAAGAAGTCGTCCAGTTCTCCCATAAGAGACATATTCAGGCAGCCATCGACCAGGACAGCGTTCCTCCTTCTCACGTTCATGGCCATAGGAATGCTAGGTGCAGACAACTTGCTCATAAACCAGTTGCCCACCTTCCTAAGGGTCGTCAACAAGTTCCCTCCGTCTCTCATAGCCCAGGTGGCCCTCGTGGCCTCGATAGGAGGCGTGCTAGGCTCTTGGGTAGGGGGAGCCGTCTCCCAGGGAACCGGAAGGAAACCAGTCGCGTTAGTAGCCACGGCAATTATGGCTGTAATGAGCTACCTCTTCATAATCATGGGAAGGCAGACGGCGGCCCTAGCACCGATTGTCATGGCCATAGTGTTCCCCATGTACTTCGTGGACTCTAACGCTAAGGCTTCGCTCAGTCTATACCTCAACGAGACCTTCCCCACAGTCATGAGGGGAACGGCTCTAGGGCTCATATGGAACATAGGGTACGGTATAGCATCGGTCTGGCCAGTCCTGATCAGCGCGTTCATCGCGACGTCTGGGGTGAGGGTGTATCCGTTGGTGGAGACGGTGATGGTGGCGTCCCTAAGCGTATTGGGACTTCTATGCGCAATATTCACCAGGGAACCGCGGGGAAACATATACAGGGAAAGACAGACCCTAACCGCTGGCACAGCGTAG
- a CDS encoding thiamine pyrophosphate-binding protein, with amino-acid sequence MVNNSKYSSDLLVDALKGMGIEYVSANIGSTFRALWESLVNYGDVELVPVPHEEIAVGIAHGYAKASGKPMVVLLHDVVGLLHGSMAIYNAFFDHVPILLIGAEGPMDYERRRAWIDYLHTATIPNEVVRGYVKWDDFPASLESALRSLIQGYRLSLTPPQGPVYVCLDAGYLERDATNVEMPKVKPPMNVGIDDDKLREVRDELRRAERPVIVAGNTGRRQGGVADLVRLAERIGAGVIDAGEYFSFPNSHPLDATGVEQVLREADLVLALDVSNLHNVLSRTDKLERKSQVLTKAKVVRIGVPSLSSWVNEESIALEDVYIVGEGSAAVRRLLSLTEDVRPKEEWAHRVAKLRDEERRRWREELERRFNDVPVSVPRLAQEAWEVLKNEDWVIANGDLGGWLRKTWVLERERCYLGKVRAGGLGYGLPISIGAALALRDKLVLDFQPDGDLLFTPSALWTARNRSVKLLIIMMNNRAYFNDADHNYLIAKQRGRDPERAFRVGGSISDPVVDFSTMAKSMGVHGVGPVESPGQLRSSIEEALEYVKKHNSPALVDVVTSYR; translated from the coding sequence ATGGTTAATAACTCTAAGTACTCCTCAGACCTCCTTGTTGACGCATTAAAGGGAATGGGGATAGAATACGTTTCCGCGAACATAGGCTCGACGTTTAGGGCTCTTTGGGAGTCGTTAGTTAACTATGGAGATGTCGAGCTAGTTCCAGTGCCACACGAGGAGATCGCGGTCGGTATAGCCCACGGTTACGCCAAGGCCTCGGGGAAACCCATGGTCGTCTTGCTCCATGACGTGGTAGGCCTACTTCACGGGTCTATGGCCATATATAACGCCTTCTTCGATCACGTTCCGATATTGTTAATAGGTGCAGAGGGACCGATGGATTACGAGAGGAGGAGGGCCTGGATAGACTACTTACACACCGCCACCATCCCGAACGAGGTAGTTAGGGGATACGTAAAGTGGGACGACTTCCCCGCATCGCTGGAGAGTGCCCTTCGCTCGCTTATCCAAGGATATAGACTCTCACTAACTCCTCCCCAGGGTCCGGTCTACGTCTGCTTAGACGCCGGCTACTTAGAGAGAGACGCCACCAACGTCGAGATGCCAAAGGTCAAACCGCCCATGAATGTGGGAATCGATGACGATAAACTCCGAGAAGTGAGAGATGAGCTAAGGAGGGCGGAGAGGCCCGTGATCGTAGCTGGAAACACTGGTAGGAGACAGGGAGGAGTGGCAGATCTGGTCAGACTGGCCGAGAGGATAGGGGCCGGGGTGATAGATGCAGGGGAGTATTTCAGTTTCCCAAACTCCCATCCTCTTGATGCCACAGGCGTAGAACAGGTATTGAGGGAAGCCGATCTAGTCCTAGCCTTAGATGTGAGTAACCTCCACAACGTATTGTCCAGGACGGATAAACTGGAAAGGAAGTCGCAGGTACTCACTAAGGCTAAGGTAGTGAGGATCGGGGTACCTAGTTTGAGCTCTTGGGTCAACGAGGAGTCCATCGCATTAGAGGACGTCTACATCGTGGGGGAGGGAAGTGCTGCGGTGAGGAGATTACTCTCACTCACGGAGGACGTAAGACCAAAGGAGGAGTGGGCCCATAGGGTAGCGAAGTTGAGGGATGAGGAGAGGAGGAGGTGGAGAGAAGAATTGGAGAGAAGGTTCAACGACGTTCCTGTCTCAGTACCTAGACTGGCCCAGGAGGCGTGGGAAGTCCTGAAAAACGAAGACTGGGTAATCGCCAACGGAGACCTAGGTGGGTGGCTGAGAAAGACTTGGGTTTTAGAGAGGGAGAGGTGTTACCTGGGGAAGGTTAGAGCGGGGGGATTGGGGTACGGACTACCAATCTCGATAGGTGCTGCCCTCGCACTTAGGGATAAGCTCGTGCTGGACTTCCAGCCGGACGGCGACCTCCTCTTCACTCCTAGTGCACTATGGACAGCGAGGAACAGGAGCGTGAAGTTGTTGATCATAATGATGAACAATAGGGCGTACTTCAACGACGCCGACCACAACTACTTGATCGCCAAACAGAGAGGAAGGGACCCAGAGAGGGCCTTCAGAGTGGGGGGTTCCATATCAGATCCCGTGGTGGACTTCTCAACGATGGCAAAATCCATGGGGGTTCACGGTGTTGGACCAGTTGAGTCTCCAGGCCAGTTGAGATCCTCAATAGAGGAGGCGCTCGAATACGTCAAAAAACACAATTCTCCAGCCCTAGTTGACGTAGTTACGAGCTACAGGTAG